A genomic region of Streptomyces rimosus contains the following coding sequences:
- a CDS encoding MATE family efflux transporter, whose product MTQAPATPRRTDRRHDREIVSLALPAFGALVAEPLFVMVDSAVIGHLGTRQLAGLGVAAPLLTTAVSVFVFLAYATTAAVARRVGAGDRSGAIRQGVDGIWLSLLLGAAVLAVVLPTAPWLVDVFGASATAAPYAITYLRISALGIPAMLMVLAATGVLRGLQDTRTPLYVAVGGFSVNAALNVGLVYGAGLGIAGSAWGTVIAQCGMAAVYLFVVVRGARRHGASLRPDAAGIRACAQAGVPLLVRTLSLRAVLMIATAVAARLGDAEVAAHQIVITLWQLLAFALDAIAIAGQAIIGRYLGADDVAGAKAACRRMVQWGIASGVVLGLLVVLTRPLFMPLFTTDPAVKDVLLPTLLVVAVTQPVSGIVFVLDGVLMGAGDGPYLAWAMLVTLALFAPAALLVPVAGGGLTALWWAMALMMTVRMLTLWTRTRSGRWIVTGASR is encoded by the coding sequence ATGACACAGGCCCCCGCGACGCCGCGGCGCACCGACCGCCGCCACGACCGCGAGATCGTCTCGCTCGCCCTGCCCGCCTTCGGCGCGCTCGTCGCGGAGCCCCTCTTCGTCATGGTCGACAGTGCCGTCATCGGGCACCTCGGCACCCGGCAACTCGCCGGGCTCGGCGTCGCCGCCCCGCTGCTGACCACCGCGGTCTCCGTCTTCGTCTTCCTCGCGTACGCCACCACCGCCGCCGTCGCCCGGCGGGTCGGGGCAGGTGACCGTTCCGGCGCCATCCGGCAGGGCGTGGACGGCATCTGGCTCTCGCTCCTGCTGGGTGCGGCCGTCCTGGCCGTCGTCCTACCCACCGCACCCTGGCTCGTCGACGTCTTCGGCGCCTCCGCCACCGCCGCTCCGTACGCCATCACCTACCTGCGCATCAGCGCCCTCGGCATCCCGGCGATGCTCATGGTGCTGGCGGCCACCGGCGTCCTGCGCGGCCTCCAGGACACCAGGACCCCGCTCTACGTCGCCGTCGGCGGGTTCTCCGTCAACGCCGCCCTGAACGTCGGACTGGTCTACGGTGCCGGGCTCGGCATCGCCGGCTCCGCCTGGGGGACCGTCATCGCCCAGTGCGGCATGGCCGCCGTGTACCTGTTCGTCGTCGTACGAGGTGCGCGCCGGCACGGCGCCTCGCTCCGGCCGGACGCCGCCGGCATCCGCGCCTGTGCCCAGGCCGGGGTGCCCCTCCTGGTACGTACGCTCTCGCTGCGCGCCGTCCTGATGATCGCGACCGCCGTCGCCGCCCGCCTCGGTGACGCCGAGGTGGCTGCCCACCAGATCGTCATCACCCTCTGGCAGCTGCTGGCCTTCGCCCTGGACGCCATCGCCATCGCCGGCCAGGCGATCATCGGCCGCTACCTGGGCGCCGACGATGTGGCGGGGGCCAAGGCGGCCTGCCGCCGGATGGTGCAGTGGGGCATCGCCTCCGGCGTGGTGCTCGGCCTGCTCGTGGTGCTCACCCGCCCCCTGTTCATGCCGCTGTTCACCACCGACCCGGCCGTGAAGGACGTGCTGCTGCCCACGCTCCTGGTCGTCGCCGTCACCCAACCGGTCTCCGGCATCGTCTTCGTTCTCGACGGCGTGCTCATGGGCGCCGGCGACGGCCCGTATCTGGCCTGGGCGATGCTGGTGACACTGGCGCTCTTCGCCCCGGCCGCGCTGCTGGTGCCCGTCGCCGGTGGCGGTCTGACCGCCCTGTGGTGGGCCATGGCCCTGATGATGACCGTGCGGATGCTGACATTGTGGACACGTACCCGGTCGGGCCGGTGGATTGTGACCGGAGCCTCGCGTTGA